In Vanrija pseudolonga chromosome 4, complete sequence, a single window of DNA contains:
- the Elen_1325 gene encoding 3-beta-hydroxycholanate 3-dehydrogenase (NAD(+)) 2: MTGLTGKICIVTGAASGIGFAITRAFLAAGAVGVTMVDLTQDALDAAHADLSASERARVLLHAGDVSKEATAPGYTEATIRKWGQVDVSVQCAGIPMSRKPLLEVDLDVFDKIMAVNVRGVFLGMKQSIAAMVASPSGGKGCSVIVISSQLGLEGSPGYSAYSASKFAVRGLMSAAAQEYGPLGIRVNAICPGPIQTPLMADYSEEEVVPHIAKTSLGRIGKPEEIAATAVFLASDGGAYFSGSSLKVDGGWSQWC; this comes from the exons aTGACGGGGCTGACGGGCAAGATCTGCATCGTGACG GGCGCGGCCTCTGGCATCGGCTTCGCCATCACCAGA GCCttcctcgcggccggcgcagtCGGCGTCACGATGGTCGACCTGACGCAGGACGCACtggacgcggcgcacgccgacctcTCGGCGAGTGAACGCGCCCGCGTGCTCCTGCACGCCGGGGACGTGAGCAAGGAGGCCACGGCGCCAGGCTACACCGAGGCGACGATACGCAAGTGGGGCCAGGTGGACGTGAGCGTGCAGTGTGCGGGTATTCCCATGTCCCGGAAAccgctgctcgaggtggaCCTGGACGTGTTCGACAAGATCATGGCGGTGAATGTCCGCGGCGTGTTCCTCGGCATGAAGCAGAGCATCGCGGCCATGGTCGCGTCCCCGAGCGGCGGGAAGGGCTGCTCTGTCATCGTCATCTCGtcgcagctcggcctggaaG GATCGCCGGGATACTCGGCCTACTCGGCGTCCAAGTTCGCTGTGCGCGGCCTCatgtcggccgcggcgcaggagTACGGCCCGCTAGGTATCCGCGTGAACGCAATCTGCCCGGGGC CCATCCAGACGCCTCTCATGGCAGACTACAGCGAAGAAGAGGTCGTCCCGCACATTGCCAAGACGAGCCTCGGCCGCATAGGCAAGcccgaggagattgccgcgacggccgtcttcctcgcgtccgacggcggcgcgtacTTCTCCGGGTCGAGCTTGAAGGTGGACGGCGGGTGGAGCCAGTGGTGTTGA